The following nucleotide sequence is from Streptomyces sp. HUAS CB01.
GCGCCTCCTTGGAGATGGAGCCGTACGACATGGCGCCGGTGGAGAAGCGCTTGACGATCTCGGAGACCGGCTCGACCTCGTCGACGGGGATCGACGGGCGGTCGGACTTGAAGCCGAACAGGCCGCGGAGCGTCATCAGGCGCTCGGACTGCTCGTTCACCCGGCTCGTGTACTTCTTGAAGATGTCGTACCGCTTGGTGCGCGTGGCGTGCTGCAGGCGGAAGACGGTCTCCGGGTCGAACAGGTGCGGCTCGCCCTCGCGGCGCCACTGGTACTCGCCGCCGATGTCCAGCGCGCGGTGCGCCGGGGCGATGCCGCTGGCCGGGTACGCCTTGGCGTGCCGGGCGGCGACCTCCTTGGCGACGACGTCGAGGCCGGCACCGCCGATCTTCGTGGCGGTGCCGTCGAAGTACTTGGCGACGAAGGCGTCGTCGAGACCGACGGCCTCGAAGACCTGGGCGCCTCGGTAGGAGGCGACGGTGGAGATGCCCATCTTGGACATGACCTTGAGGACGCCCTTGCCGAGGGCCTTGATCAGGTTGCGGATCGCCTGCTCGGGCTCCATGCCCTCGATGAACGTACCGGCGCGCAGGAGGTCCTCCACGGACTCCATCGCCAGGTACGGGTTGACCGCGGCGGCGCCGTAGCCGATGAGCAGCGCGACGTGGTGCACCTCGCGGACGTCACCGGCCTCGACCAGCAGGCCCACGTGGGTGCGCTGCTTGGTGCGGATGAGGTGGTGGTGGACCGCGGCGGTGAGCAGCAGCGACGGGATCGGCGCGTGCTCGGCGTCGGAGTGCCGGTCGGACAGCACGATGAGCCTGGCGCCGCCCTCGATGGCGGCGTCGGCCTCGGCACAGATCTCGTCCAGCCGGGCGGCGAGGGCGTCGCCGCCGCCGGAGACCCGGAAGAGACCGGCCAGCGTGACGGCCTTCATGCCCGGCATGTCGCCGTCGGCGTTGATGTGGATGAGCTTGGCCAGCTCGTCGTTGTCGATCACCGGGAACGGCAGGGTGACCGAGCGGCAGGACGCCGCGGTCGGCTCCAGCAGGTTGCCCTGCGGTCCGAGCGAGGAGATCAGCGAGGTGACGAGCTCCTCGCGGATGGCGTCCAGCGGCGGGTTGGTGACCTGCGCGAACAGCTGGGTGAAGTAGTCGAACAGCAGCCGCGGACGCTCGGAGAGGGCCGCGATCGGCGAGTCGGTGCCCATGGAGCCGATCGGCTCGGCGCCGGTGCGGGCCATCGGCGCGAGCAGGACGCGCAGCTCTTCCTCGGTGTAGCCGAAGGTCTGCTGGCGGCGGGTGACCGAGGCGTGGGTGTGGACGATGTGCTCGCGCTCGGGCAGGTCGCCGAGCTCGATGATCCCGGCCTCCAGCCACTCCTGGTAGGGGTGCTCGGCGGCCAGCGCGGCCTTGATCTCGTCGTCCTCGATGATGCGGTGCTCGGCGGTGTCGACGAGGAACATCCGGCCCGGCTGGAGCCGGCCCTTGCGGACGACCTTGGCGGGGTCGATGTCCAGGACGCCGACCTCGGAGGAGAGCACGACCAGGCCGTCGTCGGTGACCCAGTAGCGGCCGGGGCGCAGGCCGTTGCGGTCGAGGACCGCGCCGACCTGGGTGCCGTCGGTGAAGGTGACGCAGGCCGGGCCGTCCCAGGGCTCCATCATCGTGGAGTGGTACTGGTAGAAGGCGCGCCGGGCCGGGTCCATGGAGTCGTGGTTCTCCCACGCCTCGGGGACCATCATCAGCACACTGTGCGGCAGCGAGCGGCCGCCGAGGTGGAGCAGCTCCAGGACCTCGTCGAAGGAGGCGGAGTCGGAGGCGTCCGGCGTGCAGAGAGGGAAGATGCGGTCCAGGTTCCCGTCCCCGAACAGCTCGCTGACCAGCTGCGACTCACGGGCCCGCATCCAGTTGCGGTTGCCCTTGACGGTGTTGATCTCACCGTTGTGCGCCACGAAGCGGTACGGGTGGGCGAGCGGCCAGCTCGGGAAGGTGTTCGTGGAGAACCGCGAGTGGACCAGGGCCACGGCGGTCGCGAGTCGGCGGTCCGAGAGGTCGGGGAAGAAGGGCTCGAGCTGGCCGGTGGTCAGCATGCCCTTGTAGACGATGGTGCGGGCCGAGAGCGACGGGAAGTACACGCCGGCCTCGCGCTCGGCGCGCTTGCGCAGCACGAACGCCTTGCGGTCGAGGGCGATGCCGCTGATCGCGCCGCCCTCGGGGCCTTCGGCCGCGGAGCCCGCGCTCACGAAGAGCTGACGGAAGGAGGGCATCGTCGAACGGGCCGTTGCGCCCAGCAGCTCGGGGGCGACGGGGACGTCGCGCCAGCCGAGGACGTCGAGGCCCTCCTCGGCGGCGATCGTCTCGATGCGTGAGACGGCCTCGTCCTCGGTGCCCTGGGGGACGAAGGCGATGCCGACGGCGTAGGAACCGGCCTCGGGGAGCTCGAATCCGGCGACGTCGCGCAGGAAGGCGTCGGGCACCTGGAGCAGGATGCCGGCCCCGTCGCCGGAGTCGGGCTCGGAGCCGGTGGCGCCGCGGTGCTCGAGGTTGCGCAGAACGGTCAACGCCTGCTCGACCAGCTCATGGCTGGCAACACCGGTGAGGGTGGCCACGAACCCGACACCGCAGGCGTCGTGTTCGTTACGGGGGTCGTACATCCCCTGCGGGGCGGGGCGACCGTCCATGGGCGACCAGGCGTCGGAACGCATCGGCTCTCCCGTCGTCGTCGTGGCATGTGGCGGTGCCGAGGGACGACGTTGGCCCTCCGCTGAAATTTCGTGCAGGTTACATGATGGAGTGGTTCTCGGGAAGCGGATACCCCATTCCAACATGCGGACACCGCGCTATGGGGATGTGATAGCGGCGCAGGTGGGGGCGGGTGCGGACAGATCGGCTTGGGATCGGCGTCCACGGACCCGGGATGCAGAGCAGGCTTCGTTGCCCACAGCGCTTGTGGCTCATGCCCGGCGGTCATGGATTCGAAACCGCCCGGTAACGGCTCTTGGTGTGAGGCCAAGAACCAGTGTCGCACCTCACGGCCGGATAGGGCAGCAGGACATAGGTCACAGCCTCCGGAAGCGGCTTCCGGAGGCTGTGACCGTGCAGGTGGCGAGGCTAGACGGCAGCCCCGACCAGGCTTCCGATCCCGTACGTCACGGCCGCCGCGGCACCGCCCAGCGCCAGCTGCCGCAGCCCGCTGAACCACCAGCCGCGCACGGTCACCTTGGACACCAGCGCGCCGCAGGCGAACAGCCCCACGAGCGCCAGCAGCACCGCGGGCCACAGCGTGGTGGCGCCCAGGAGGTACGGCAGGACCGGCAGCAGCGCGCCGAGGGCGAACGATCCGAAGGACGAGACGGCGGCGACCGTCGGCGAGGGCAGCTCGTCCGGGTCGATGCCGAGCTCCTCGCGGGCGTGGATCTCCAGCGCCTGCTCGGGGTCCCGGGAAAGCTGCATGGCCACCTCGCGGGCGAGGCGGGGCTCCACCCCGCGGGCCACGTACAGCGCGGCCAGCTCCTCCATCTCGTCGACCGGGTGCTTGCGCAGCTCACGGCGCTCGACGTCCAGTTCCGCCTGGACGAGCTCGCGCTGCGAGGCCACCGAGGTGTACTCGCCTGCGGCCATCGAGAAGGCGCCCGCGGCCAGGCCTGCGAGACCCGTGATCACGATGGTCTGCGGGGAGACGGATCCGCCCGCGACACCCGTCATCAGGGCGAGGTTGGACACGAGACCGTCCATCGCGCCGAACACCGCGGGACGCAGCCAGCCGCCGTTGACGTCGCGGTGCGTGTGGTTGTCGCGGTGCGCCTCGTGAAGCGTCGCCTCGGTCTCGATGATGGACACAGCTCTCCCCTCGTTCCCGGAGCGGTCCGCGTCCGCGTCCCGCCCCGTTTCTCGCTCTCGAAAGTACGCGCGATGTAAGGGGCGCGCTAGCAAGGCAGGCTTTACTTACCTGGTCTGGGCGCTGCGCTCCGCCCTTGAGCCGGACGTGTGAACCGGGGTTTCCCACGCCTCCACCTCGTCCCCCGCGGGGGACAGATCGAGGAACAGGCACAAGGGGGTGCGAAGGAGTGGCGCGGTGGACTGGATTGCATGCGATCGGGCCCGCGGCGCGCTCCTGGGACTGGCCGTGGGCGACGCCCTCGGCGCACCGGCGGAGAACATGCGGCCGTCCGAGATCCGCCGCCGCTGGGGCCGCATCGAGGGCTTCGTGACCGACAGCCCCGCCGGCACGGACGACACCGAGTACGCGATCTTCTCCGGGCTGCTGCTGGCCCGGCACGGGTCGGCGCTGACCGTGGCGCACGTCGAGAAGGCGTGGCACCACTGGATCGCGGACCTCGACGAGGGGCCGTTCCGGGGCGCGGGCTTCAGCGAGCGCGGCACGCTGGAGAACCTGCGCCGGGGGCTGGCGGCACCCATCACCGCGCAGCACCGGCACGCCTGGAGCGACGGGCTCGCGATGCGGGCGGCACCGTTCGGGGTGTTCGCCGCGGGCTCCCCCGACGAGGCGGCGCGGCTGGTGGCCATCGACGGCTGCGTGAGCCACGACGGCGAGGGCATCTACGGCGGGCAGGCGGTGGCTGCGGGGGTGGCAGCGGCGATGGCGGGCGCCGGCCCGGCGGGGGTGATCGGGGCGGCCCTGTCCGTCGTCCCCCTGGACTCGTGGACCTCGCGCTCCCTGCGCCGGGCGGTCGTCGCGGCGGAACGCGCCGGGACGGACCCGCTCGGCCGCGAACGGACGGTCCGCTCGGCGGTCGTCATCGGCGGCTACCCGTGGACGGACCTGGCGCCCGAGGCGGTGGGCCTCGCCTTCGGGGCGTTCGCGGCGGCCCGCGGCGACTTCCGTACGTCGGTGCTGACCGCGGTGAACATGGGCCGCGACGCCGACACCACCGCGGCGGTCGCGGGCGCGCTGGCCGGCGCGATGTCGGGCGCCTCCGCCATCCCGCCGGACTGGGCCGCCGCGATCGGCCCCGTCCGGGGCAGCTGCCTCCCCTCGATGCGCGGCTACCACGTCCTGGACATCGCCGACCTGCTCACTCCGTACGACGACACCGAGGCCCTCTCATGACCCCCCGCCCCCTCGACTCCACGACCCCGGACCAGCCCGCCCCCGGCACCCCGGACTCCCCTCCGGACCTGACGGCGGACGCGGCGGACGCGTCCGATGCGGCGGGTGCACCGGACGAGGGTCCGGGTGAACGCGCCCCGGCCCCGGACCGCGGGCCGGGGCCGGTCCGGGACGGGGAGGGCGACCGTCGGGGGGAGGCCCGGCACGGCGAGGACGGGCACGGCGAGGAGCGGGCGGACCGGCACGACGACGGCGACCGGCGGGCGGAGGCCCGGCACGGCGAGGACGGGCACGGCGAGGAGCGAAAGGCACCGGCGGCGGACACCGGTCCGGCGAGCAGCGACGCGCGGCCGCAGGAGCCGCGCCCGACGCCCGCTTCCTCGACCCGTGCCGCGAGCGCGGACCACAAGACGCGGGAGCACCCGAGGACGCCGGAACACCCGGGAAAGCCGGACCACGCCCGCCCGACAGCACGACCAGGGCACGGGACGGACCCGATGCGGCCGCACACCGCGCCGAGCAGCAGGTCGCGCGGCCCGGAACGCGAGGCATCTGCGGACACCGGTCCGACAGGCAACGCAGCGCCGCCCCACGCCCCCCGCCCGGTGCCCGCGTCCCCGCCCGGGGACGCGAGCGCAGGCCACACCAAGCGAGAGCGCCCGAGGACGCCGGAACACCCGGGAAAGCCGGACCACGCCCGCCCGACAGCACGACCAGGGCACGGGACGGACCCGATGCGGCCGCACACCGCGCCGAGCAGCAGGTCGCGCGGCCCGGAACGCGAGGCATCTGCGGACACCGGTCCGACAGGCAACGCAGCGCCGCCCCACGCCCCCCGCCCGGTGCCCGCGTCCCCGCCCGGGGACGCGAGCGCAGGCCACACCAAGCGAGAGCGCCCGAGGACGCCGGAACACCCGGGAAAGCCGGACCACGCCCGCCCGACAGCACGACCAGGGCAGGGGACGGACCGGAACGGCGAGGAAGGCGAGGCACCCGACCACGCCCGCCCGGCAGGGCGACCGGGGCACGGAACGGACCCGATGCGGCCGCACACCGCGCCGAGCAGCAGGTCGCGCGGCCCGGACGGCGGGCGGGCGCGGCCGCAGGACACCCGCGGAGCCGGGACCGGAGCAGGCGGCCCCGTCTCAGGGTGGGGCTACTCCCCCTGGCTGCACCGGACCGCGGTCCGGCCCGGCGAGGCCCCCGCCTCCCAGGGCCGCACCGTTCCCCCCGCTCCCGCTCACGGCGTGTACCGTGCGCGGATCGAGGGGCTGCTGCTCGGGCTGGCCGCCGGTGACGCCGCCGGCTGGCCCGCCGCGCGGCACCGGGCCGCGCGGATGCCGGAGTGGACCCGGCGTCTCACCCGTGAGCTCGACACGTTCGCCGAGCAGAACGCCACGACCACGCTCCCGGTCCCGATCGCCCTCAACCAGCCCCCGGAGCCGCTGCGCCTGGGCCCGTCCGACGACGCCGAGTGGGCCGCGTTCGCCGCCGAGACGGTGCTCGCCTCCGCGGGTGAGCGGTTCGACGGGCTCGACCCCGGCCGCCGTGTGCGCGCCGCCGTCGATCTCGCCTGGAACGCGCTGGCCGGGAAGATCGCCGCGGCGGAGGCCCGCGCCCCCGAGGTCGAGGCGGCCGTGCCTCCCCTCCGTGCCCGGATCTCCGTACGCGCGGGCCTCGGCAATCTCGCCACCGGGCTGCGTCCGCCCGCCACCGGCCACGACAACCCGCACTACTTCGACGACGCCGCCTGTGTGCGGGCCGCCGTGCTCGCCGTCATCCACCCGGGCGATCCGGGGGGTGCCGCCGACCTCGCCGAGTTCGACGCCCGCTACACCCAGGACGGCGACGGGGTGCACGGCGCCCGCGCCATGGCGGCCGCCGTCGCCGCGGCGCTCGGCGGTGCACGCGTGGACGCGGCCGTCGACGCCGCCCTCGCCGAACTCCCCGAGGCCACCGAGATCGGCCGCAACGCCCGGCACGCCCTGGCGCTCGCCCGCGACGCCGAGGACGCCTTCTCCCTCGTGCCCCTGCTGGAGCACCAGATCGTCGACCACGTCTACAGCTACGGCATCGCCGCCGCCGAGACCGTGCCCGTCGCCCTCGCCCTGGTCACGGCGGCACGCGGCCGGATGGGCGGGGCCCTCCCCGCCGCCGCGTGCCTGTCCCGCGTCGCCGACTCGGCGCCCGCCCTCGCCGGAGCGCTGACCGGGGCCCTCGGCGGCGGCACGACCGTGCCCGCGGCGTGGCGCGACGCCTGCCGCACCCTGGCCGGCTGCGTCCTCCCCCGCCTCGCGGGAACCGACCTCGTCGAACTCGCGGGCCAGCTCGCCCACATGATCCGACCGCCCGCGGGTTCCCCCGTGACTCCGGACGCCCCGACGAGCACCGCACAGCCGGTGGCGGCGGCTCGCCCGTCCTCCCCCGCGGCCACCCCCGCGCGGGGCGCCGGCCGCGCCACGGGCCCGTAACTCGCCTCTCCCGGGCGCGAATCCCCGACGCGGCCTGCCTCACCCGCGCCCACCCCGGGTGGACAATTCCGACATGACACTCTCAGCGCACCCGGTCGCCTCACTCGACGACCGGATCACGGGCTCCCTCGTCGGCGCCGCGGTGGGCGACGCGCTCGGCGGGCCGGTCGAGGGATACACGCCGGAGCAGATCGCGGAACGCCACGGCGGCCGCGTCCAGGGCATCGTCGGCCCCTGGCACGGCGAGGACTGGCGCACCGCCCGCCCCATCGCGCCGTACCACAAGGGCGACGGGCACGTCACCGACGACACCCTGATGACGCACGCCCTCGTCCGCGTCTACGGCACCGTCCGGGACCATCTCGACGCGTACGCCGTCGCCGACCACCTCGTACCGGACCTCGTCTCCACACCCCGCTGGATCCCCGAGCTGGAGGCCGAGGCGCTGCCCCTGCAGCGGGTGTTCCTCGCCGAGAAGTGGCTCGCCGCGCGGCTGCACTACGGCCATGTCGACCCGCGCGAGGCCGGGACCGGGAACATCGTCAACTGCGGTGCGGCCATGTACATGGCTCCCGTCGGCCTGGTCAACGCCGCCAACCCGGCCGCCGCCTACGCGGAGGCCCTGGACGTGGCGGGCGCCCACCAGTCCTCGTACGGGCGGGAGGCCGCGGGCGTCCTCGCCGCCGCGGTCGCCGCGGCCTGCTCACCCGGCGCGAGCCCGGAGTCCGTCGTCGAGACCTGCCTGTCGCTCGCCAAGGACGGCACCCGCTCGGCGATCGAGGCGGTGGCCGAAGCCGCCTCCCGGCACAGCGACTTCGAGTCCGCGCTCCGCCCCCTCCGTGAGGCGGTCGCGCCCTTCGACACCGTGGGCCCCGACTACCGCGCACCGTCACTGGCCGCCCGCCGCCCCTCACGGCTGCACTCCATCGAGGAACTCCCCATCGCGCTGGGCATGCTGCTCATCGGCGACGGCGACTACCGCAGGACCGTGCTGGGCTCCGTGAACTACGGCCGGGACTGCGACTCGATCGCCACGATGTCCGGGGCGCTCGCGGGCGCGCTGTACGGCGAGGAACCGGTGCCGACCGACTGGGTGAAGACCGTCGCCGAGGCCAGCCGTCTGGACCTGCACGCCCCTGCGCGCACCCTCACGGAGGTCGCCTACGAGGTCTTCGCCCGTGACACCCGGCGCCGGCGGGTGCACGAGGCGGCCTTCGCCCGGCTGACGGACGCCCGGTGAACCTCCGGCTGACCTGGGTCCAGCCCGAGGACCTGGTGGGCCACGAGCTCCGCCAGGCCACCGAGGACGGCCGCGACGCCTCGGCGGTCGCGCACCGCTGGCGTACGGCGGGCGGCACACCGGCCCCGACGGCCGCCGGCGCCTCGCCCCGGCCCGCCGGTCCCCGGCTGAGGACGCTGGCGATCCGGCTGCTGGACGAACTGGACGCGCTCCCCGTCCCGTTCGCCGACCGCGAGCCGACGGACCTGGCGGCCATCCGCGCGGCGTGCCCCGACTGGCCCGCCTCCCGTTCGCCGGAGGGGCCGCGGGCCAGGACGGACGGCCGGCAGGAATGGGCACCCGCCGGCGGGCCGGACGACCGGCCGGAGGGGGCATCCTCCGACGGGCACGACGAGCCGGTGCTGCGGCGGTTGCACGCCGCCTGGCTCGGCCGGGCCGCCGGATGCCTGCTCGGCAAGCCCGTGGAGAAGCTCCCCCTGCACGCCATCCGCGCACTCGCCCGCGCCACCGGCAACTGGCCGCTCTCGCACTGGTTCACCGCCAAGGGCGTGCCTCCCGGACTGCTGGCGGCCCACCCGTGGAACCGCCGGTCCGCCCCCACCTCGCTCGCCGAGAACATCGACGGCATGCCCGAGGACGACGACCTCAACTACCCGCTGCTGAACCTGCTCCTCCTCCAGCGGTACGGAC
It contains:
- the gltB gene encoding glutamate synthase large subunit — protein: MRSDAWSPMDGRPAPQGMYDPRNEHDACGVGFVATLTGVASHELVEQALTVLRNLEHRGATGSEPDSGDGAGILLQVPDAFLRDVAGFELPEAGSYAVGIAFVPQGTEDEAVSRIETIAAEEGLDVLGWRDVPVAPELLGATARSTMPSFRQLFVSAGSAAEGPEGGAISGIALDRKAFVLRKRAEREAGVYFPSLSARTIVYKGMLTTGQLEPFFPDLSDRRLATAVALVHSRFSTNTFPSWPLAHPYRFVAHNGEINTVKGNRNWMRARESQLVSELFGDGNLDRIFPLCTPDASDSASFDEVLELLHLGGRSLPHSVLMMVPEAWENHDSMDPARRAFYQYHSTMMEPWDGPACVTFTDGTQVGAVLDRNGLRPGRYWVTDDGLVVLSSEVGVLDIDPAKVVRKGRLQPGRMFLVDTAEHRIIEDDEIKAALAAEHPYQEWLEAGIIELGDLPEREHIVHTHASVTRRQQTFGYTEEELRVLLAPMARTGAEPIGSMGTDSPIAALSERPRLLFDYFTQLFAQVTNPPLDAIREELVTSLISSLGPQGNLLEPTAASCRSVTLPFPVIDNDELAKLIHINADGDMPGMKAVTLAGLFRVSGGGDALAARLDEICAEADAAIEGGARLIVLSDRHSDAEHAPIPSLLLTAAVHHHLIRTKQRTHVGLLVEAGDVREVHHVALLIGYGAAAVNPYLAMESVEDLLRAGTFIEGMEPEQAIRNLIKALGKGVLKVMSKMGISTVASYRGAQVFEAVGLDDAFVAKYFDGTATKIGGAGLDVVAKEVAARHAKAYPASGIAPAHRALDIGGEYQWRREGEPHLFDPETVFRLQHATRTKRYDIFKKYTSRVNEQSERLMTLRGLFGFKSDRPSIPVDEVEPVSEIVKRFSTGAMSYGSISKEAHETLAIAMNQLGGKSNTGEGGEDPDRLYDPARRSSIKQVASGRFGVTSEYLVNADDIQIKMAQGAKPGEGGQLPGPKVYPWVAKTRHSTPGVGLISPPPHHDIYSIEDLAQLIHDLKNANPAARIHVKLVSEVGVGTVAAGVSKAHADVVLISGHDGGTGASPLTSLKHAGGPWELGLAETQQTLLLNGLRDRIVVQTDGQLKTGRDVVIAALLGAEEFGFATAPLVVSGCIMMRVCHLDTCPVGIATQNPVLRERFAGKAEFVVNFFEFIAEEVRELLAELGFRTLDEAVGHAELLDTTRAVNHWKAQGLELAPLFHVPELPEGAVRHQLVEQDHGLEKALDNELIKLSADALAAASAEEAQPVRARVAIRNINRTVGTMLGHEVTKKFGGAGLPDDTIDITFTGSAGQSFGAFVPRGVTLRLEGDANDYVGKGLSGGRVIVRPDRGADHLAEYSTIAGNTIAYGATGGELFLRGRTGERFCVRNSGALVVSEGVGDHGCEYMTGGHAVVLGETGRNFAAGMSGGVAYVIDLDKDNVNAGNADAVETPSDTDREWLHDVVRRHHEETGSTVAEKLLADWPAAADRFSKIIPTTYKAVLAAKDAAELAGLSERETTEKMMEAATHG
- a CDS encoding VIT1/CCC1 transporter family protein, producing the protein MSIIETEATLHEAHRDNHTHRDVNGGWLRPAVFGAMDGLVSNLALMTGVAGGSVSPQTIVITGLAGLAAGAFSMAAGEYTSVASQRELVQAELDVERRELRKHPVDEMEELAALYVARGVEPRLAREVAMQLSRDPEQALEIHAREELGIDPDELPSPTVAAVSSFGSFALGALLPVLPYLLGATTLWPAVLLALVGLFACGALVSKVTVRGWWFSGLRQLALGGAAAAVTYGIGSLVGAAV
- a CDS encoding ADP-ribosylglycohydrolase family protein is translated as MDWIACDRARGALLGLAVGDALGAPAENMRPSEIRRRWGRIEGFVTDSPAGTDDTEYAIFSGLLLARHGSALTVAHVEKAWHHWIADLDEGPFRGAGFSERGTLENLRRGLAAPITAQHRHAWSDGLAMRAAPFGVFAAGSPDEAARLVAIDGCVSHDGEGIYGGQAVAAGVAAAMAGAGPAGVIGAALSVVPLDSWTSRSLRRAVVAAERAGTDPLGRERTVRSAVVIGGYPWTDLAPEAVGLAFGAFAAARGDFRTSVLTAVNMGRDADTTAAVAGALAGAMSGASAIPPDWAAAIGPVRGSCLPSMRGYHVLDIADLLTPYDDTEALS
- a CDS encoding ADP-ribosylglycohydrolase family protein, with the protein product MRPHTAPSSRSRGPDGGRARPQDTRGAGTGAGGPVSGWGYSPWLHRTAVRPGEAPASQGRTVPPAPAHGVYRARIEGLLLGLAAGDAAGWPAARHRAARMPEWTRRLTRELDTFAEQNATTTLPVPIALNQPPEPLRLGPSDDAEWAAFAAETVLASAGERFDGLDPGRRVRAAVDLAWNALAGKIAAAEARAPEVEAAVPPLRARISVRAGLGNLATGLRPPATGHDNPHYFDDAACVRAAVLAVIHPGDPGGAADLAEFDARYTQDGDGVHGARAMAAAVAAALGGARVDAAVDAALAELPEATEIGRNARHALALARDAEDAFSLVPLLEHQIVDHVYSYGIAAAETVPVALALVTAARGRMGGALPAAACLSRVADSAPALAGALTGALGGGTTVPAAWRDACRTLAGCVLPRLAGTDLVELAGQLAHMIRPPAGSPVTPDAPTSTAQPVAAARPSSPAATPARGAGRATGP
- a CDS encoding ADP-ribosylglycohydrolase family protein; translated protein: MTLSAHPVASLDDRITGSLVGAAVGDALGGPVEGYTPEQIAERHGGRVQGIVGPWHGEDWRTARPIAPYHKGDGHVTDDTLMTHALVRVYGTVRDHLDAYAVADHLVPDLVSTPRWIPELEAEALPLQRVFLAEKWLAARLHYGHVDPREAGTGNIVNCGAAMYMAPVGLVNAANPAAAYAEALDVAGAHQSSYGREAAGVLAAAVAAACSPGASPESVVETCLSLAKDGTRSAIEAVAEAASRHSDFESALRPLREAVAPFDTVGPDYRAPSLAARRPSRLHSIEELPIALGMLLIGDGDYRRTVLGSVNYGRDCDSIATMSGALAGALYGEEPVPTDWVKTVAEASRLDLHAPARTLTEVAYEVFARDTRRRRVHEAAFARLTDAR